Part of the Spinacia oleracea cultivar Varoflay chromosome 5, BTI_SOV_V1, whole genome shotgun sequence genome, GAGGGGAACATCCTCAATCCTACCCAATGGCAACATAACCGATCGACCGGCTAGTTTCAATGACATAGCGGTAGGAGAGAGATCACCTAGCTTGAGCTTCTCACAGGTCTTATATGGCAAGATGCTCACACTCACCCCCAAATCACAAAAAGCATTATCAAATTTGAGCTTTTGAATActacaagggatagaaaaactacCGGGATCATTGAGTTTTGGGGGAAAGGAGTGTTGAATTAGAGCGCTACAACTCTCCGTGAGTTGCACGGTCTCCTTTGCTTCACAACTTCTCTTGCCACTAAGAATATCTCTCATGAATCTAGAATAGTGAGGCATTTGTTTGAGTGCCTCGGTGAAAGACAATGACACATAAAGCTTGCTAATGGTTTCCCAAAACTTGTGAAATTGATCATCAAGTTTATTTCCAGAAATTCTTTGAGGATAGGGGGGAGGTGGAattgggagaggaagaagaGTAGTCCCCGTCGACTTAACACCATCAATCACACCATC contains:
- the LOC110783638 gene encoding uncharacterized protein; this encodes MIETQLAQLASTIKEQQVHTSLPPQGQAPKQMYSVVTRSGMTLDDGANLVDAPCFRGEDPKGNESPDYDIAEEESHVDGVIDGVKSTGTTLLPLPIPPPPYPQRISGNKLDDQFHKFWETISKLYVSLSFTEALKQMPHYSRFMRDILSGKRSCEAKETVQLTESCSALIQHSFPPKLNDPGSFSIPCSIQKLKFDNAFCDLGVSVSILPYKTCEKLKLGDLSPTAMSLKLAGRSVMLPLGRIEDVPLVVGKLTFLVDFVVLDIDEDAHTPIILKRPFLATAGALIDVQGGLITLKGGRRQG